The DNA window AATAAGCTTTCGAACTTCTTCCATTACATCAACACCAGGTATTGGTTTAACTTGACCACTTCGCACCTCATCACGGCGCTTTTTTGCTTCGGTCAGCCAGATTCCACTGACTGACTCCTCATCAAGACTTTCAACAAGTCTTTCAGCCAGTAGGGCCCTTGCTTCACCAGGTAAAGCCATAGCCTTTGTTGTCAGTTCGTCCACAGAAGTAGCCATTATGGATCACCTCCTGAAATTGTTGTGTTGCCATATTCTATAATATACTGGTTCTTAATTCAAGCATTCCATAGAAGGCATTGAAATAAAAACAATATCCGACGCCTGTCCAGCTACAACATGTTCAGAAAACACCTTTTATGCGGGTTCCAAGATTCAATCAGCAACCATGACCTCCCCCGCACCTTAACTTGGCGGATCTCAGACCGCTCGATTATGCAACATAGAATCAAACTGCCGGATTACGATTCGAAAAAATTTCTGAATGACATGAACAACGTCCCATTTTTTGATTGCAAATTAATCAGACTCGTTCCCAGATAAGACCCTGTTTTTCCTCCAAACGGTCCTTTTTCATTTCCGTCCCTTTAATAAATTTGAATACGAGCTTGGTTCCTTCGGCCGAAACGAGTATCACCGTAATGTCTGTTATGGTATAAGTGCCTTTATATTTTTTCCCGAAGTAAGTCATGCTGAAAGTATCGTCAGGGTAAAATGTTATAACGTATTGCATCGCGGACTTTCCTTTTACCATCCAGGATCCCAACACTTCAATTGAATTTTGTCCCCCATGGGCCGTCTCGATCCCCGGCCAAATCCTTTCCCCCCACCAGCCCATGGAGATCAGCAGGAAAAAAACGGACCCCATTGTTATCAAACGCAAAAAGGTCTTCATCTGCTTTTCCTACTTTTTCATGATCATCCCGCTGGCACCACCGAGTTCGGTGGTCGTCCCCTCAGGTCGGTAGGTGCTGTCGATGGCTATAATTTTCATTTTCCCTCCCCTTCGGTCAGGCATTTGTTT is part of the Deltaproteobacteria bacterium genome and encodes:
- a CDS encoding addiction module protein, giving the protein MATSVDELTTKAMALPGEARALLAERLVESLDEESVSGIWLTEAKKRRDEVRSGQVKPIPGVDVMEEVRKLIDDK